The sequence below is a genomic window from Cicer arietinum cultivar CDC Frontier isolate Library 1 chromosome 6, Cicar.CDCFrontier_v2.0, whole genome shotgun sequence.
AAAATGCACCATTAATaagttcataaataaaattaagtgcTATATTGTATTTACCTTTAACATTCAAGGGACTGATAACATATGATATCTGTAAATTTGATTTCAAGATTATATTGACATAGCTTGATTTTGTGATACAGAGTTTGAAAATATATCATTACTTTTTCTAATGTTTGTCGTTTTGGATTAGACAATACAAAATACGTGTAATTTAGATTTAAGTCGtcattcttttaatttatgaatttttcatATCATCAATTCACccataaacatatattttaaagaccaaaatcaaaaattatattcccaatacattaaaaaattatagtatttaGAATATAGTCACAACTGCCAAATACAATTAATCCACTAATGTCTTGTCTTTACACTCTTAATCGTAAAATACAATTTCTGAACATAAATTTACATTTTCTTATGGACATTATCCATTACAAATACACctaataacaaattaaaaacatcATTGTGGGGTAGATTTAGTAGCCGTGGTAACAGAATTCCAAATTTGAACAATTGGAGAAAAAATGTGGGGAATTACAGCTCCAATTCCTTTAAGAGCAACACCAGATGCAAGTCCAATTGCGAACGTCTCAACATAACCGGGCTTAGTATCAAGCTTCATGTCAAGTATAGTGAGTCTATTGTTCACTGAATCCATTTTTCTTGAAGATTCATTCATAATCCTATCTTTTTTACCTTTACTAGATGAAATTATTCCAAACAACGCCTTCTGTAAATCCTCTATCACTTTCAATGAAGCTTCTTGTGAATCCATCCCTTGTGATTCATAATGTGATATCAACTGTTTTGGTGAAGGAATCTTTCTTTTCTGATTCGGTTTCAATTTAATTTCGGGTATAGTCGGTACATTAGGGTTCGAAGATTCTTCCATTTCAACAACTGGATAAAGCAAATACAATGTTAGatttaactaaataaattattcaattaGCCAATTAAATCAAACACAGTATTACAAGCTTaatgatttcaaaatttataaatgaagaAACAAAATTTGCGTTATAAGTGTagtgtaaaattaaaatgtaccAGGAGACAGGTAACATAGTGTAGCTAAAGTATTACACTACGCTGTTTAATActggttatttttttaatgtatgcTTCGGAAACTTGAAAATCTCCCACTTATATAAGGGAGAATTCACCATTGAGAAGCaacatataaaatgaaaataaattatataaatggaAGAACACGACCGTAAAACAAATGCGATTGTTATATTACGCATATGTTTTTTCATTAAGAAACATGTCAGTGTTGAAATGATATACGCTTTCGTTGACACGTTCTTCGGCATGAATAACTAACGAAGAACGCAACGCCTATCAAAAGCgatgaataacaaaatgaaacataattgagagaaaaaaaaattaaaagagagaaTGGATGATTTGAGAAGAAAACGTACAAGGAATCTAAAAACGCCCTTTGATTTAGCCTCGCGGCTAGGGTTTATCGCTTTAGTGAATGATATAGAACGTGTGCTATGCCTCTGCTTTTATAAAGAAACGGAACCAAACCTAAAAAAAAATGGGTAGGATTTGGGCTTCAAAAACCCAAAATAGGAAACACTGGCCTAACAATCCATATAGATGAAACGCATGGGCTTATTTGACGCCCCTAAAATTATAAACCCACCCCCCGTAATTTACACagatattcattttatttttgccctttttaagaaaacaatcataaaaattaaatcgcCGGAAAATTTGATGtaattttgaaatgttttcTCCATGCAAAACTTGAAAATGGAgttgatattatatttgaattattgactaaaaaaatatatgtttaaatcattatttaaaaaaaaaaaattcaatgataaatactactataattaatttacacaaCTATGAGGTTTAGATTTCAACCTGACAAAATATTTAACCGAACCatatcaatatttatcaattaaattataatttaaagacTTGATGATTATTAacttatcaaaattaattttaactcaAATTCATGTTTAGCTAGAAGTAACATATTGGTTATTTTTGCAATGtccattaaaaaataaatttgatagaGGTGGTTTTTTTAccctaaaataataaaactatccACCATAAAACTCTCCAATTTAGGGGTTTAAATTAGTGACGCATATACAcgttgtttatttaataaatttttaatcatagTCTTTAGTAACTACCACTTACTCCAACTGAacacctaatttttttttattaaataggttccatcattaattatttatacttcaaaatatttattttttttaatacagtttattgaataaaacacaaaaaatgaatagctaaaaaataatttcataacaAACATTTTCtataaaacatttatatttttgactaaaaaatgaGGTGCTTATTTAGTAATGTGTTTATTAGGAGAAACTTCTCCACTGTTAATgctctaaaaatatattgtttgacTAGAAGGTGGCAACAGGAGTATATCAAATACGTCAAAAAGTTTAATGAATatctacaaataaaataaatagatatttttacTATTCGTTAGTTAACGGATACAAATACAAATCTAATAATATATGCATCCCTTAAAATTCATAATCAAAAGTAACTTAGTAAAATTCTTATATCGTAATAGTTTATTtgagtataatatattcataatttttatgataaagttatgttatatattttattaatgtattaatattttcatgTGTTACTGACTTTTGTTTAGACATAATAGGAggaaaaaatatacataatgcaatcaaaataaagttttttatacataattgaaatttttatttatttaaaagatgttATTCATATATTTGTTTATACATATAAATACTTAAAAGTCCATCAATTAAAGAGatatttatacaaatataataaaatacaaatatcatttttatccgtagtataaaatatacaattgaAACATCCATATCCATATATACTCATTCCGATCTATATAGGTCTTGCCTTGCTAAACACTTTCATATGTATCACATCCAACCGGTTCAATCATatgtattttaaactaaaaagaaaaaattgagagAAGAAATACCTTGTTGAAGACTACAAATAGATTAAAATTCATAAGTTTTGACCTTTTAAAGACAACAaaagatgaattttttaaaaaaacacaataaaacacataaataaattaaattaacaataaattatcaaataaaatccaacaaatttttttaactatacaTTAATTTGTAAGTCATATGAAAGATGGATAATGGTTTTAAGTGAAATATTGAAGGGTGCGATGTCTTGCATGCCAAGATGTGGGGTATGTACTTAGGACTTGTCATGATATGGAGAAATGATTTATCTCACTTAATAGTAGAAAACGACTAAAAGGTGTTCATTGATATGGTCACAAATAAATGCAATCTCAAGGAAACATCTATCATCTGATTCGACATATTCAATAGTTAATTTAGAAAGACTGACACATTCAATTTACTCATACGTGGCATGAATGCAACAAAAGCGCAAATTAGTTAGCTAACTTTAGCTTTACTTTTGATTCATAGATCCTTATTATTATAGAGTCTCCTCTTAGTGAACTTAAGCAACTATTTCTTGATGACATTTTCTAAGCTTGCATGAATAGGAGtatgcttttaattattttgtttctcGTTTTTTTTCCTCGTTTAGGCTTTGACCCTCTTTTGTACCAATATACATGTCACatcaatgaatttaattcacgAGTGGGgaagtttaaaatattaaatatgttgcaccgaatataatttaatttaagtcGGCTGATTTAGATTAAACCCGAATTAGAATGAGTTatgtcaaaata
It includes:
- the LOC101505039 gene encoding uncharacterized protein encodes the protein MEESSNPNVPTIPEIKLKPNQKRKIPSPKQLISHYESQGMDSQEASLKVIEDLQKALFGIISSSKGKKDRIMNESSRKMDSVNNRLTILDMKLDTKPGYVETFAIGLASGVALKGIGAVIPHIFSPIVQIWNSVTTATKSTPQ